TCAGTAGTGACCATGTGTTTGCCTGTGTACCATCGCAGGCGGGAGTGTCTGCAAGCATGCCTGTCAAGTTAGTAAAGAAGTTAAGACACCGGGAAATGGCACATTAGTATTTAGTAGGTTCACAAAAATGCAATAGCACACGACGAGTAACACGACCTAATTAATACCAAATTGCCAACTAGATGGTCTGGTCTAAATGGTTTCCTCATCTCACAAACATTTATATGTAACAAACAATACCATTTTAGACAAAAATGTGTACGTCAAGCTTTATATCGCAATAGCTGCTGTTTTAGCGCTGTTTTAGGTCTTAATGAGCATATCACTATTTCGTAGCATCATTTATTAGTTATTACTAGTTCGGCACTTAACTGTATGCGCATGACTTGCACACATGACGGGCATACCGTTTATTATTTCTAGTAGTAAATAATTCTTTTGTTGTTTAATGGTCAAAGCAGTCAACAATAAACACTGGATAAATTGTTCTACCAGAATGGCTCTTTTGTAAATCAAAGAAAAGCAATGACATGGCTTATGGAGTTACGAGTATATCATAATGTATTAATGTTCCTCAATGGAGTGTTCTGTCCGGAATAGCAAATTAGGAATATTAATTCATCTAAATATTCCACTACTTTCCTTAAGCCACTAACATTGCTAAGTTGGCGCTTGCAGGAATTGGTTATGCTTTACTCATATAGCATAAGTTACCGTATATCAATGTATTGGTTAGCTCATTAAGTTCCACTTAACACATGTAGCGGTCATTCACATAAATCCTTGCAACAGTAATTGTACTATTGAAAGTCATTCACATACATTGAATTTTGGTATATATAACAAATAGGTTACACGTGCTGTACTACATCTCTTAGTTTACAGATATAACTACtgttaattttattttgatattgatTCGATCATAATCTCTTAAAAGGTTATATtctggaaaagaaaatttctAAGTGGAGTTGACCACAAAGCACCTTTAGAGCTTTCTGCTTTTATTGCTTCCATGGTGAGTACCTGAAAATCTAAACTTGTAAGAGAttcattttccttcttttatGATTCTGATGGCATGTTTGTTCATTCAAAGGCGACCAACGAGAACCTCCCACCAAATGTCATCAGGCAATTAGCTAAAGAACTGAAGAATCTTGATGAATCACCTCCAGAAGGGATTAAAGTTATTGTCAATGATGATGATTTCACCACCATTTTTGCTGACATCGAAGGCCCTGGTAAGATTCCATAGTTACTTTGGCCTTCAGCTGCCATAATTTTGGGTGTGCACTGTTGAATTTACATGCTGATCTTGCTATTTTACTATCTGTACATATAATGGAGTCTTTGTGATTCAAATGATTTACTAACACATTGTTTGCTTAGATTTAACTACCGatgaatcttcttctttctggtagaaaaaatatattctgaAAATCTGAATCTAGTGGCACTACTTTACCATCATGTTCTGAGAATCCGAATTTTGACGTGATGCAGCTGGAACTCCATATGAGACTGGAGTATTCCGGATGAAGCTACTGTTGTCTCGAGACTTCCCTCACTCTCCCCCAAAAGGTAGAATCTTCTGAAACTTCCTGAATTGTCTGGTTTTCAATTATTGCTCGAAGTGAAGTCTCCAACTGAAAGTCTGCCTTGATTTGCAGGATTCTTCTCGACAAAAATATTCCATCCAAACATAGCAACCAGTGGTGAGATATGTGTGAACACATTGAAAAAGGATTGGAACCCTAGTCTTGGATTAAGACATGTCCTGCTGGTAAGCTCAAATTGCAGCACACTTCAGTCATTATCTCTGTTGGCGGCAAAGCATGATTTCTTTGTAAGATGTTTGCGGAATTTAAATATAACATGACTGCATGACATGATAGCTATGGCCTAGGAATAAAGTTCGTTCTCACAACATGCTGGAGTCTACTAATGTGTCCCTTGTTCTCATATCATATCTAACAGGTAGTCAGATGCCTTCTGATTGAACCATTCCCTGAATCTGCCCTTAACGAGCAAGCTGGAAAGATGTTGCTTGAAAACTATGAGGAGTATGCACGCCTTGCAAGGTCAGCCTTCAACTCTGTATTAGCAAACC
This is a stretch of genomic DNA from Brachypodium distachyon strain Bd21 chromosome 1, Brachypodium_distachyon_v3.0, whole genome shotgun sequence. It encodes these proteins:
- the LOC100831088 gene encoding ubiquitin-conjugating enzyme E2 22, with the translated sequence MATNENLPPNVIRQLAKELKNLDESPPEGIKVIVNDDDFTTIFADIEGPAGTPYETGVFRMKLLLSRDFPHSPPKGFFSTKIFHPNIATSGEICVNTLKKDWNPSLGLRHVLLVVRCLLIEPFPESALNEQAGKMLLENYEEYARLARLYTGIHAHKPKNRSKTGAISESTTALNVDQTNNATSLSENAASAPAVVSTSSATKILVSQDQNAAPSDHVVGASAPPKKDGLLAARIPVEKKKMDARKKSLKRL